TTTATTGTTAAACGCTATCGCTTTGAAGACTTTCTTTCCGGCATCCGTTTTGTTAATCTTGTGGCCGAATATTCGGAAGAAATTCAGCATCATCCTTTCATCAGTATCGATTACAAAGTGGTCACCATGAAGCTGACTTCGTGGAATGCCAAGGGACTTACGGAGCTTGATCTGGCATGCGCAGAAAAATATGATATTTTATACAGCAATATAAAGTAAGGACAAGAAAGACCAGTGTAAGGAAAAAATCGCACTGGTCTTTCTTAAGTTATGGTAAGCATTACAGAAGATTCCACCCAATTGCAGCGGAAGGATCATCGAATATCATTGCCTCTGAAAGAAGCACTATCAACGAACGATCCACTTTTTATAGAAAAAAGTTTTATTAAGTATTGCCAAATTATTGCCTTTCAGAAAAGCTCCCGATACTGGAATACTCAGTTTCGAGATAGTTGGGGCCCGTTGCAAATAATAGATGAGGGCGGCTACGGAAACAACTCGCTTTCCTGCGGCCCTACAAGACGTAGGGTCGATCGACGTTGCCACAGGACGTGGCGACTTTAGTCAATCCTCCTTTTACCAGAAGCCTCCTCAGTCGTTAACACTCCTTGTGGGGTCTCGCCTAGCTCCTTCTCCCGCGGGAGTCTCGTCGTTTCCTCCGCCACCCCAACGATATCTAGTGAACGAACCCTGCTATAGGAGACAGGAGCCATACTGCATCTGCCTCAAATGCTTTATAACAGGGTTCCTACACGTAATCAAACATTAAAACTCAGGGTGGTTATAGATTATCCTTGTTCATTGGAAGGTGTTTATTCAGAGAATTTCGAGCCGTTCCCTGGAGCCCCTTTCTCCACACAATATCTCGAAACTGAGTCTTACAGTATCCGGCCCTATTGTGGAAGAAATTGCTTATTAAAATTAACAACAATGTTGAACATATATGTTAAAGGAGGGAATGGAATGACGGTGGTAAAAATTGCGATATGGATCGATGTTCCGATCGAGTTTTGTTTTGACATCGCCAGAAATATCAGCCTCCATCCTCAGTCAGTCCCTCATACAAAAGAGAAGGCAGTGGCTGGAGTGACGGAAGGATTAATACATGAAGGAGAAACCGTGACGTGGGAAGCCATTCACTTAGGGATCCGGCAGACTTTGACAGCTCGGATCATTTCCATGAATCCGCCTTATGAGTTCGTGGACCGCATGGAAGAAGGCGCTTTTCAATCCCTTATCCACGTTCACCTTTTTGAGGAACAGAATGGGGGTACGCTTATGACGGACATCTTACAATTTGAATCTCCATTTGGTCCTGTAGGAAAAGTTTTTAATCGGTTATTTCTAAAAAAATACATGAGGGATTTCCTCGCTCGCCGGTCAGAAAATCTAAAGCAGATTGCAGAAGATGAATATATGAGTGGAGACAATCCCGACACCTAGTTCATCAGAAAAACCTGAATTAAATTAAAAGCTATTTCAGATTCGAAAGAAGGAGAAGTTTTTCTATCGAACGAAAAAAACAGGTAGGAAAATCCTCAACACGCTAGGAAAGCCGCTCTTAATTAAGAGCGGCTTTCTGCATGTGGTGTTAAGTTAACCCTTCGTCCTGACGTCGAATCATTCTATATCTATTAGTTTATGTGCTCTCTTACTATGAAAAGGCTAACAAGCCAAGATTAGCACACCTTCTACTCAAAATCCATAAAGTAAAGTAGACAATTATTACAAATTTTCCAAAGCTTCTACGTGCTCCTTTTTAAAGAAGGGCGAATCTTCCGGAGGTATAGCCAGACAGCGAACTTCCTTCTCGGTGAAAGGGTGGATAAATGTCAGACGTGCGGCATGAAGAGCCTGAGAAAGTCCATTTTTTTCTTCTCCTCCGTACAGTTCGTCACCGAGAAGCGGGTGGCCTAAATAGCTCATGTGCACACGAATCTGGTGTGTCCGTCCCGATTGGAGATTAAGTGTAACCAGCGAAGCCTTTCTTGCTTTATCATATTCAAGCACTTCATAAGTCGTAATAGCCGGCTGACCATTTGGGGAAACACGGCGTCTTACCGGATGATGGCGGTCTTTGCCGATAGGCTGATCTATCGTAGCTTTTTTCGGCTTTAACCGGCCATGGGCCCACGCAATATATGTTCTTTTAATATTTCGATCCTGCAGTTCTTTCCCTAGCATGGCAATAGCCAAATCGTGTTTGGCAAAAAGGATTGCCCCCGATGTGTCCTTGTCAAGCCGGTGCACATACTTTGGGGTGGCTTCAATACCGTTCATCTGAAAGTAAAAAGCAACACCATTAACCAGCGTATGATGATCATCCGGTGTGTTGGGATGGGTAAATAATCCAGCAGGTTTATTAACAACCAGCAGGTGGTCATCTTCATAGACGACGTCGATGTCCATGTACACAGGTGTGACCTCAAGCTGGCGAGGCTTGAATAATCGAATTCTTAAAAGGTCGTTTGCCTGTACTCTTGTATCTTTCCAGTTCGCGGTTTCATTATTTAACGTCAATTCTTTGTTGGAGCGGAATTCGTGGACCAGCTTTCTCGGCACAAACCATTCTTTTTTCATGACCCGTTCAATGGTATACCCGTTCCATTTCTCTGGTATAGTAACCTCCAGCCATTCTCCAATTCTTTTCGTTTTCATATACACACCTAACTTCATTAATTGATATCGTGCGGCATTCTCGTTATTTTACCCGGGATGTTCTTCTTCACGCAATGGCTATTTTACCCAATGCATTCTTTTTTGTTAAGTTTATAAGAGAGGAAAAGTGGTTATTATGACGATTATGTAAAGAATTGTGGACTGGTATCGACATCTGCATAACTATGTTATAATAGATGGGTTGAATAATTAGTGAAACGAAAGAGGTGTGTGCTTCATGCAACACAGAAATGATATTCGCAATATAGCGATCATCGCTCACGTTGACCACGGGAAAACCACATTGGTTGACCAAATGCTTCATTACTCTGGAACATTCCGTGATAATGAGCACGTTGACGAGCGTGCGATGGACTCAAACGATTTAGAGAAAGAACGCGGAATTACGATTTTGGCGAAAAATACCGCGATCAACTATAATGATGCACGGATCAACATTCTTGATACACCAGGTCACGCCGATTTTGGTGGAGAAGTTGAACGTATTCTGAAAATGGTTGATGGCGTACTTCTAGTGGTTGATGCTTATGAAGGCTGTATGCCACAAACACGTTTCGTGCTTAAAAAAGCACTGGAACAAAAGTTAACACCCGTAGTTGTATTGAACAAAATTGACCGTCCGAATGCCCGTCCCGGTGAAGTAATTGATGAAGTCCTTGATCTGTTCATCGAGCTTGGTGCGGATGATGAACAGCTTGAATTCCCTGTTGTATATGCATCTGCTCTAAACGGCACTTCAGGCGATGAGCCGGAAGAACAGAACGATACGATGGATCCGATTTTCAAATTAATCATGAACAATATCCCGGCTCCTTTAGATACGAAAGAAGAGCCATTGCAGTTCCAGGTAACGCTTTTGGATTACAACGATTATCTTGGACGTATTGGTGTAGGCCGCGTCTTTAGAGGCAGTATCAAAGTGGGACAGCAAGTCTCTCTTATGAAGAAGGACGGATCAGTGAAAAACTTCAGAGTGTCCAAACTCTTTGGTTTCATTGGTCTAAAACGTATAGAAATCCAAGAAGCTAAAGCAGGAGATATTATTGCTCTTGCAGGACTTGAAGACATTAACGTAGGAGAAACCGTCTGCCCTCCTGATAATCAGGAAGCAATGGAAATTCCTCGTATTGATGAGCCGACGCTTCAAATGACGTTCGTTGTTAATAACAGCCCATTTGCTGGACGTGAAGGTAAATATGTAACTTCCCGTCAGATCGAAGAGCGTCTATTGACTCAATTAGAGACGGATGTCAGTCTTCGTGTTGAACCTACGGATTCTCCAGATGCCTTTACGGTATCCGGCCGTGGTGAGCTTCACCTGTCCATTCTAGTAGAGAACATGCGTCGTGAAGGTTTTGAACTTCAATTATCCAAGCCGAAAGTTATCTTGAAAGAGATTGACGGCCAGGTTTGTGAGCCGGTTGAACGCGTTCAAATCGACACGCCTGAAGAATATCAGGGCGGTGTTATGGAATCTATCGGTTACCGTAAAGGTGAAATGCAGGATATGGTCAACGACGGCAATGGTCAAGTTCGTCTTGAATTCCTTGTACCATCTCGCGGATTGATTGGATATTCCACTGAATTTATGACTCAGACGCGCGGTTACGGAATTTTGAACCATACGTTTGATGGCTACGCTCCATTAACTAAAGGTCAAGTCGGCGGTCGCCGTGAAGGTGTGCTTGTTTCCCTTGATAAAGGAAAAGCTTCCACTTACGGCATCATGAACCTTGAGGACCGGGGAACTATTTTCGTAGAACCGGGTACTGAAGTTTATGAAGGAATGATTGTAGGAGAGCACAACCGCGAAAACGACCTTACCGTTAATATAACTAAAGAAAAACATTTAACGAACGTGCGTTCCGCTAACAAAGACACGACAAATACCATCAAGAAAACTCGTAAAATGACGCTTGAAGAAGCGATTGAGTATCTGGATGACGATGAGTATTGCGAAGTAACACCTGAAAACGTACGTCTTCGTAAGAAATACTTGAACAAAAACGAACGTGAAAAAATGGCGAAGCAGAAAAAACTGCAAAACGCTGATATTTAATAACAAAAAGGCCTGAACCTCTTTATTAGAGGCTCAGGCCTTTTTTTACTCTGTAACTTCAACTGTCTCTTCCTGGTGGCCGTGAATATCCTGATCCGGTTTTTCATAATGGATGGTAATGGTATAGTCACCAGCAGCAGGGAAAGAGTGAGCGGCTGTGTATTCTCCAGGTTCTTGCTCTTTGGCATCCACATAAATATGCTTATCCAATTGCTCGGAATTGATTTCAAAACGCACCAGACCATCTTCAAATGGCTGTTCCATCTGATTGATGTGGGTGGTTAGCTGCACTTCCTCTCCAGCTTTAAAGCCTTCTTCCTTCATAAAATGAACCATGAATTTCTCTTTCATTTCGTCGTGACCTTGTGAATCCTCGTGACTGTGTGAGGTGCTATCATCAGAAGTAGCTGACTGTTCTTCTCCAACTTTTACTTCAACCTGAGGCATCGTATGCAGATCTCCTACTTGTGTATGCGCAATAACTTGATAGGTACCTGAAGAATCGAAAGTATATTCGATCGTATAGATTCCGTCACCTGTATGCTCTGCCTCAATGGTTTTGGAACTTTCCTGACCTTGTGAATTGTTCCAAATTTCAAAATCTACATAATCAGCGTCTTCTACAGGTTCACTTCCCTGTGTGACGACTGCTTCAATGTTTGTTTTCTCTTTTACGGGAAGTGGCTGCTCTCCAAACTTTACCTCTACTTCAGGAATTTCAGCTACTTGATCCTCCGAAGAGCTTGTTTCGTTATTCTGCTGGCTTTGTTCATTCGTTCCGCAAGCAGCTAATAGTAAAATAAATATAAATACGAGTAAACTCCATAGAAATCGATTCATGATCAGACTCCTTTCCGTAGTTTCTGTCTTTCATCATAACATTTCTATCTTAAACCAAAATGTGCGTTTTTAGACATTCCTGTGACATAAGGAATTACCTGCACATCTTATGGTCAGACAACAAGAAAAAAAGGCTGCACTCTTATAGAGCCAACCTTCCTTTTCTTTTATCTCCCGGGGTCTATGGA
The Halobacillus halophilus DSM 2266 DNA segment above includes these coding regions:
- a CDS encoding SRPBCC family protein, coding for MTVVKIAIWIDVPIEFCFDIARNISLHPQSVPHTKEKAVAGVTEGLIHEGETVTWEAIHLGIRQTLTARIISMNPPYEFVDRMEEGAFQSLIHVHLFEEQNGGTLMTDILQFESPFGPVGKVFNRLFLKKYMRDFLARRSENLKQIAEDEYMSGDNPDT
- the typA gene encoding translational GTPase TypA: MQHRNDIRNIAIIAHVDHGKTTLVDQMLHYSGTFRDNEHVDERAMDSNDLEKERGITILAKNTAINYNDARINILDTPGHADFGGEVERILKMVDGVLLVVDAYEGCMPQTRFVLKKALEQKLTPVVVLNKIDRPNARPGEVIDEVLDLFIELGADDEQLEFPVVYASALNGTSGDEPEEQNDTMDPIFKLIMNNIPAPLDTKEEPLQFQVTLLDYNDYLGRIGVGRVFRGSIKVGQQVSLMKKDGSVKNFRVSKLFGFIGLKRIEIQEAKAGDIIALAGLEDINVGETVCPPDNQEAMEIPRIDEPTLQMTFVVNNSPFAGREGKYVTSRQIEERLLTQLETDVSLRVEPTDSPDAFTVSGRGELHLSILVENMRREGFELQLSKPKVILKEIDGQVCEPVERVQIDTPEEYQGGVMESIGYRKGEMQDMVNDGNGQVRLEFLVPSRGLIGYSTEFMTQTRGYGILNHTFDGYAPLTKGQVGGRREGVLVSLDKGKASTYGIMNLEDRGTIFVEPGTEVYEGMIVGEHNRENDLTVNITKEKHLTNVRSANKDTTNTIKKTRKMTLEEAIEYLDDDEYCEVTPENVRLRKKYLNKNEREKMAKQKKLQNADI
- a CDS encoding FixH family protein; amino-acid sequence: MNRFLWSLLVFIFILLLAACGTNEQSQQNNETSSSEDQVAEIPEVEVKFGEQPLPVKEKTNIEAVVTQGSEPVEDADYVDFEIWNNSQGQESSKTIEAEHTGDGIYTIEYTFDSSGTYQVIAHTQVGDLHTMPQVEVKVGEEQSATSDDSTSHSHEDSQGHDEMKEKFMVHFMKEEGFKAGEEVQLTTHINQMEQPFEDGLVRFEINSEQLDKHIYVDAKEQEPGEYTAAHSFPAAGDYTITIHYEKPDQDIHGHQEETVEVTE
- a CDS encoding RluA family pseudouridine synthase — translated: MKLGVYMKTKRIGEWLEVTIPEKWNGYTIERVMKKEWFVPRKLVHEFRSNKELTLNNETANWKDTRVQANDLLRIRLFKPRQLEVTPVYMDIDVVYEDDHLLVVNKPAGLFTHPNTPDDHHTLVNGVAFYFQMNGIEATPKYVHRLDKDTSGAILFAKHDLAIAMLGKELQDRNIKRTYIAWAHGRLKPKKATIDQPIGKDRHHPVRRRVSPNGQPAITTYEVLEYDKARKASLVTLNLQSGRTHQIRVHMSYLGHPLLGDELYGGEEKNGLSQALHAARLTFIHPFTEKEVRCLAIPPEDSPFFKKEHVEALENL
- a CDS encoding 4a-hydroxytetrahydrobiopterin dehydratase, giving the protein MEEKLIPEAEKQQRVEELEGWKLTDNKFIVKRYRFEDFLSGIRFVNLVAEYSEEIQHHPFISIDYKVVTMKLTSWNAKGLTELDLACAEKYDILYSNIK